In a genomic window of Nitrospirae bacterium CG2_30_53_67:
- a CDS encoding D-alanine--D-alanine ligase, whose translation MKIGLTYDLRKEYLEMGFTEEETAEFDSEETIRALEETLSSLDHEAVRVGNIFELSRRLSAGERWDLVFNISEGCHGRNREAQVPALLEAYQIPYTFSDPLTLAVCMDKAVAKSVVRDAGIPTPESLTVDSMQNLEKSAISLGTSFPLFTKPVSEGTGKGITAESIVWDMDALKRQCSALLIRYHQPVLVETYLPGREFTIGIVGTENQARVIGVLEVKLNQNAEPLVYTFANKEFCEERVEYLLVKDKAIIQEASDVAIRAYRALGCRDAGRLDLKADKNGKLYFLEMNPLAGLNPTHSDLPILCSKAGIGYRQLISDIIRSARERKAKDRVFKHDSRTSTLN comes from the coding sequence ATGAAGATCGGTCTGACCTATGATCTGAGGAAAGAATATCTTGAAATGGGATTCACTGAAGAGGAGACCGCCGAGTTCGACAGCGAGGAGACCATCCGTGCCCTTGAAGAGACCCTGAGCAGCCTGGATCACGAAGCCGTCAGGGTCGGCAATATATTTGAACTGTCCAGACGGCTATCCGCAGGCGAAAGATGGGACCTCGTCTTCAACATCTCGGAAGGGTGTCACGGAAGAAACAGGGAGGCCCAGGTGCCCGCGCTCCTCGAGGCCTATCAAATCCCCTACACCTTCAGCGATCCCTTAACCCTTGCCGTCTGTATGGACAAGGCCGTGGCCAAGAGCGTGGTCAGGGACGCGGGGATTCCCACACCGGAATCCCTCACCGTGGACTCCATGCAAAACCTGGAAAAGAGCGCCATCAGCCTTGGGACCTCCTTCCCGCTCTTTACCAAACCGGTCTCCGAGGGGACCGGCAAAGGGATCACCGCCGAATCCATCGTATGGGACATGGACGCATTGAAGAGGCAGTGCTCGGCGCTGCTCATCCGGTATCACCAGCCCGTTCTCGTCGAGACCTATCTCCCCGGCAGGGAATTCACCATCGGCATCGTGGGGACCGAAAACCAGGCCAGGGTGATCGGAGTTCTCGAGGTCAAGCTCAACCAGAACGCGGAACCGCTTGTCTATACCTTCGCCAATAAGGAGTTCTGCGAAGAGAGGGTGGAGTATCTCCTTGTGAAGGACAAGGCGATCATCCAAGAGGCATCGGATGTCGCGATCAGGGCATACCGGGCGCTTGGATGCCGGGATGCAGGCAGGCTGGATCTCAAAGCCGACAAGAACGGGAAGCTTTATTTCCTCGAAATGAATCCTCTGGCCGGCCTTAACCCGACCCATTCCGACCTTCCCATCCTGTGCAGCAAGGCGGGAATCGGGTACAGACAACTGATCTCGGATATCATTCGTTCCGCTCGTGAGAGGAAAGCAAAAGACCGCGTGTTTAAACATGACTCCCGCACATCTACGCTCAATTAG
- a CDS encoding biotin synthase BioB — MHAEIKAVLKGVLDRDPLTREQALMLAETPPQDLPEILNAARRVRETHRGDVVSLCAIINAKSGRCSEDCRFCAQSLRYQTGVKAYPLIPDQRILDGWERSAQDGVSFFCIVTSGRRAEPDELERIRGVLQRMREAGKVRPCASLGALNLEDLVGLREAGLVRYHHNIETARSFYASVCTTHSYDERVRTVLNAGKAGLQVCSGGILGMGETMAQRVEMAMALRDLQVDSIPLNFLNPIPGTPLAGKGILARDEILKTVALFRLINPDREIRACAGREVHLGEEQGMLFDAGVDGILTGDYLTTKGTPPGKDREVILSHGLRVAPDA; from the coding sequence ATGCATGCAGAGATTAAAGCGGTTCTGAAGGGAGTCCTTGATAGAGATCCCTTGACCCGGGAGCAGGCCCTGATGTTGGCCGAAACCCCGCCCCAGGACCTCCCGGAAATTCTAAACGCCGCACGACGCGTCCGTGAGACCCATCGGGGAGACGTGGTGAGTCTCTGTGCCATCATCAATGCCAAATCCGGGCGCTGTTCCGAGGATTGCCGCTTCTGCGCCCAGTCCCTGCGGTATCAGACCGGGGTCAAGGCCTATCCGCTGATCCCCGATCAGAGGATCCTGGATGGATGGGAGCGTTCGGCGCAGGATGGGGTGAGTTTTTTCTGTATCGTGACCAGCGGGAGGCGCGCCGAGCCGGATGAGCTGGAGAGGATCCGGGGGGTCCTGCAGAGGATGCGGGAGGCGGGGAAGGTCCGCCCGTGCGCCTCTCTGGGGGCGCTAAACCTTGAGGACCTCGTAGGGCTCAGGGAGGCCGGCCTCGTCCGTTACCATCACAACATTGAGACCGCCCGCAGTTTTTATGCATCGGTCTGCACCACCCATTCCTATGACGAGCGCGTGCGGACCGTGCTGAATGCCGGGAAGGCGGGACTTCAGGTCTGCTCAGGAGGGATCCTCGGCATGGGGGAGACCATGGCGCAGCGGGTCGAGATGGCCATGGCCCTTCGGGACCTGCAGGTCGATTCCATCCCCCTGAATTTTTTGAACCCGATTCCAGGAACTCCCCTGGCGGGGAAGGGAATTCTGGCCCGGGATGAGATATTGAAGACCGTGGCCCTGTTCCGCTTGATCAACCCGGATCGCGAGATCCGCGCCTGTGCAGGACGGGAGGTCCATCTGGGCGAGGAGCAGGGGATGCTCTTTGATGCCGGGGTCGACGGGATTCTGACCGGGGATTACCTGACCACAAAAGGAACCCCTCCGGGAAAAGACCGGGAGGTCATCCTATCGCATGGTTTGAGGGTCGCGCCTGATGCGTGA
- a CDS encoding 8-amino-7-oxononanoate synthase: MFEQELQSLKAKGLYRRLHEVETAQGPRIRMNGREMISLASNNYLGLASHPRLKEAVCEAANQYGAGSGASRLLSGTCVLHTRLEEEIAGFLGEEAALIFNSGYAANTGILSALCGKEDLILCDVLNHASIVDGCRLSRSDVKLYRHLDCDMLEDRLKRSNKYHYKRRWIVTESLFSMDGDLAPLPELAALAERYGAHLYLDEAHAIGVLGDKGRGSASLFGVEDRITLRMGTLSKALGSFGAFAAGDREIINLLINRARSLIYSTALPPPVLAASRAALELVRTDQGDRLRKRLFSNIRRLARGLKGIGFEGITGETPILPLILGPVNKALAAAQALYEGGVFAPAIRPPTVPKGKSRLRFSVMAQHTAEDLDTAVLVLGRFLRGPSAEGPGL; this comes from the coding sequence ATGTTTGAGCAGGAGCTTCAATCCCTCAAGGCCAAGGGACTTTACCGGCGCCTCCATGAAGTGGAGACGGCCCAGGGGCCGAGGATACGGATGAACGGCCGGGAGATGATCTCCCTCGCCTCCAACAATTATCTGGGCCTTGCCTCCCATCCCAGACTGAAGGAGGCGGTCTGTGAGGCTGCGAACCAATACGGCGCCGGGAGCGGGGCATCCAGACTCCTCTCCGGGACATGCGTGCTCCATACGAGGCTTGAGGAGGAAATCGCCGGGTTCCTGGGGGAAGAGGCCGCTCTGATTTTCAATTCAGGGTATGCGGCGAATACCGGAATCCTTTCAGCCCTCTGCGGTAAGGAAGACCTGATTCTCTGCGATGTATTGAATCATGCCTCCATCGTGGACGGGTGCCGCCTCTCTCGATCGGATGTCAAACTCTACAGGCATCTTGATTGCGATATGCTGGAGGATCGGCTTAAAAGATCGAATAAATATCATTACAAAAGGCGGTGGATCGTGACTGAAAGCCTCTTCAGCATGGACGGGGATTTGGCGCCCCTTCCGGAACTGGCCGCTCTTGCAGAACGGTACGGGGCGCATCTCTACCTGGACGAGGCCCATGCCATAGGGGTCCTGGGGGACAAGGGGAGGGGGAGCGCCTCCCTTTTCGGCGTGGAAGACCGGATTACCCTCCGGATGGGGACGCTGAGCAAGGCGCTCGGTTCCTTCGGCGCTTTTGCCGCGGGAGACCGGGAGATCATCAATCTTCTGATCAACCGGGCGAGGTCCCTGATCTACTCCACGGCCCTTCCTCCTCCGGTACTGGCCGCATCTCGCGCCGCTCTTGAACTGGTCCGGACCGACCAAGGGGACCGGTTGAGGAAGAGGCTCTTTTCCAATATCCGCCGGCTGGCCCGTGGATTAAAAGGCATAGGGTTTGAAGGGATAACGGGGGAGACGCCGATCCTTCCTCTGATCCTGGGTCCGGTTAACAAGGCCCTTGCCGCCGCCCAGGCCCTGTATGAGGGCGGGGTCTTCGCTCCGGCTATCCGCCCCCCCACGGTTCCCAAGGGGAAGTCAAGGCTCCGCTTCTCAGTTATGGCACAGCATACGGCTGAGGATCTGGATACCGCAGTCTTGGTCCTGGGACGGTTTTTAAGGGGGCCGTCGGCTGAGGGACCGGGCTTGTGA
- a CDS encoding tRNA (N(6)-L-threonylcarbamoyladenosine(37)-C(2))-methylthiotransferase MtaB: protein MRFEIKKRKIKRFEIMRYTIQTLGCKVNQVDSIFVAEALDGLGLQKAALGEPADLCIVNTCTVTARSDTQCRQMIRKAVRENPGARVVVTGCYAEMDPNAVRAIPGVTMVVGSRDKRRIPEMLAGNLNADKVGLEEENGPRRPEDLSAACLRDGRQVTPAQTGGQRGRESSESQRLIQGAGGRSRAFVMVQDGCRAFCAYCIVPQARGPFKSVDAEQVENQVRALIEKGFPEIVLTGIHLGAYGVDRHERRGLQRLILRLIRIPGDFRIRLSSIEPAEVDDELIHLITGEEKLCNHLHIPVQSGDDAILRRMRRPYTTDAFFDLVFRLRARDPEMGIGTDLIVGLPGETGGSFERTCRWIASLPLTHFHIFPYSQRPGTEAYAMDGQVDQAAKKERAARLREICRAMQVKFLSGMKGKTLRAVPTSKPGPANKTLSVLTGNYLSGRLMDPYDLPSGIFSVKVSGISDDKLLVYRVR, encoded by the coding sequence TTGAGATTTGAAATCAAGAAACGTAAAATCAAGAGATTTGAAATCATGCGCTATACCATCCAGACGCTCGGGTGCAAGGTGAATCAGGTGGATTCGATTTTCGTCGCGGAGGCGCTCGATGGGCTTGGATTGCAAAAGGCCGCCCTTGGGGAGCCTGCGGATCTCTGCATTGTCAATACCTGCACCGTGACCGCAAGGAGCGATACTCAGTGCAGGCAGATGATCCGGAAGGCGGTCAGGGAGAATCCCGGCGCCCGCGTGGTCGTGACCGGTTGTTATGCAGAGATGGATCCAAATGCGGTGCGCGCCATCCCGGGTGTGACCATGGTGGTCGGGAGCAGGGACAAGAGGAGGATTCCGGAGATGCTTGCCGGAAATCTCAATGCCGACAAGGTCGGTCTTGAGGAAGAAAATGGGCCGAGACGGCCTGAGGACCTGTCTGCCGCCTGCCTGCGCGACGGCAGACAGGTGACACCGGCACAGACAGGCGGGCAGCGTGGACGTGAATCATCCGAAAGTCAAAGGCTGATCCAGGGCGCAGGCGGGAGATCCAGGGCCTTTGTCATGGTCCAGGACGGATGCCGGGCCTTCTGTGCCTACTGCATTGTTCCCCAGGCCAGGGGCCCTTTCAAAAGCGTGGATGCCGAGCAGGTTGAAAATCAGGTCCGGGCCCTAATTGAGAAGGGCTTTCCTGAGATTGTCCTGACGGGGATCCACCTCGGGGCGTACGGCGTGGACCGGCATGAGCGCCGGGGACTTCAGAGACTGATCCTCCGGCTGATCCGGATTCCGGGAGACTTCCGCATCCGGCTCTCTTCGATCGAGCCGGCGGAGGTGGACGATGAACTCATCCATCTGATTACGGGAGAGGAGAAACTCTGCAACCATCTCCATATCCCCGTTCAAAGCGGGGATGATGCAATCCTCAGGCGCATGAGGCGGCCCTATACCACGGATGCGTTTTTTGATCTGGTTTTTCGTCTCCGTGCCCGGGATCCCGAGATGGGGATCGGCACGGACCTGATCGTCGGCCTCCCCGGGGAGACCGGCGGATCCTTTGAGCGGACCTGCCGGTGGATCGCATCCCTTCCACTGACCCATTTCCACATCTTCCCTTATTCTCAGCGGCCGGGGACCGAGGCCTATGCCATGGATGGGCAGGTAGATCAGGCCGCAAAAAAGGAACGGGCCGCCCGGCTCAGGGAGATATGCCGCGCCATGCAGGTAAAATTCCTGAGCGGGATGAAAGGCAAAACCCTGAGAGCCGTTCCCACCTCCAAACCCGGCCCCGCAAACAAAACCCTGAGCGTGCTGACCGGCAATTACCTTTCCGGTCGGCTCATGGATCCCTACGACCTCCCCTCGGGAATCTTTTCAGTAAAGGTTTCAGGGATCTCTGACGATAAGTTATTGGTTTATAGGGTGAGGTAA